The Raphanus sativus cultivar WK10039 chromosome 6, ASM80110v3, whole genome shotgun sequence sequence ACAATCAGAGACCCTAACTTAATTAATTGCTCATATCTCTTTCTGAGATCTTAGATAGTTCATGAGAGGACCCATTCCGCTACCTCTCCTCCACGACCCTCTACGTGAACTCCCTTTCTTGTTCCACCCTTTGTTAGCTTCACACAGTTTTGCCTTTTTCTCACTTAGAGCTTCACTTAGTTCTTCCCAAGGGTCCCCTTTTCCATTCTCTGCAGTTTTTACAATGATCCAAGTCAAATAAGTTTCCATGTCAATATACAAAAGATTGACGTCAAGATTGTTGGAGAAGTTACCTTTCACAGTGGTTTGCAAACCGTTGCTGTTTGTGCTCAGCTTTACATTAGTAGCTGATTGGTCAGGCTTGTTTGCGACTTCCAAGACGTCTGAGCTGCTAGTTTTGATGCTGCGGACATCCAGCAGAGAAGAAAACTCAACCTGTAGAAGCAAACTCTCTTTCTTAGCAAGCCAAACAACTACAGTGACCAGATCTGTGATTGTTGTTTCTATGACATAGTATACCTCCAAGGATCCGTCTTCTTTATAAAGAGATGTATCAGCTTGCATTGATGAATCCTCGTCCTCTTCTGTCTTCTTCTCAATTGGATACTCTTCAACAGGCATCAACGTCACCTTCTTGGAGCCTGGATCATAGTAGCTTATCTCTCCCACCTACAGAAGAAAAATAACGTATAAGGGCTTAGGTATTGATTTGATCAACAGGCTCAAAAGGAGAGTCAGAAACTTTACTCGAAAGGAGGAAACTTCGGGAGTCCAAGATGATGTCAGCTCAATGAGGCGGTACGCAATAATATCTCCTTTCTGAAACATTAACATATCAGAAGTGAGGAGAACGACAATGTTGAGACTATAAACAACACATCTTAATGCAAATACTATTTAAGCAAACCTTTACTGAGCCAGTGTATGCCACAAGCTGTTCATAGTCTATCTGACCGTTAGCAAGCGTCTCTGCCTCAGCGGGCTGTGTGTGATAAGTATCTTCTTCATTCAAATCCCGAGTATACCTTTTGGAAAATCCTGTCTTCTCTGTACCCCATTTTTGGCCTTTCTTCTTCGTCATGTTTCCATTCCACAAGATATTTTCCTAAACGTTATCAAGCCTTATGATCATTATAGATTTCATTCAGATCTGGCCAAAGCTCAAGGAAACGAAAGATAGGGTAAAGTCATACCGCAGGAGGTTCAGTTTCAGGGGAAGCTTCATCTGTTTCATTTGAAAAGTAAGCATGTGTAAGAGAAACTGTGAGGagccaagaaaaaaaaaatgcaggAAAGTTCTGCAGAGAGTGATTTATATACCGAGCGGCTTGAAGCGAATGTGGCCTGGTCTCACTTCAACAGGAACCACTTCATCCCCAACGCCATCACCATCTTCATCTGGCTGCTGCTTTTCGAGAGGTTCAGAGAGATTTTCCTTGGTTACTTGGTAGTCTATTATAGTGATAGCTGGTTTTTGGATGGGTGCTAAAGCCATCTGGTTCTGTAGAAGCTGCAGATTGTGTGACAAGAAAGAAGATATCAGTGTTGCTTAAACGCGTGATAGAGACATTAGTCTTATCATCATTTTGAGTTTTCAAGTATCTGAAGACTCACCTCTTCCTTCTCTAGTTTTGTCTTTTCTCTCAGCCATTGCCGTTTAGCCTTTTTACGCCGAGCACTTCTACTAGGTGTCTTAAATAAATATAAGGAAGAGTCAGCTTCCCATTCATTGTCGCAAAGAAGGATCAGATAGGAAACTAAAGCCCCTGCATCTACGTACATCAGGCAGTTTACCCAATACTAAGtcggtatatatatatatatatacacaatgtTCACTctttaaaaagaaagagaaacaaacaaaagacaaaacaaGCCCTTCACGTTCCTTGAGACAATGAAATAAACTCGAACCTTTTTAGTTTCAGCAGACATGTCGCACAGTTCGTCAGGTTCATTGCACTCTTCTTGAAGCGAGGACCTGAAATTTGAAAGTAAGGCAATGGAAAATCAACCAGCGAGAAACAATTCATGAGTTTCTAGACAACACTTACTTCTTCGACTTGGTCATAGACTTGGCGTTAGCATCATCAATCTGTTCATCATTTTCAGTTCTATGTACGTCCAATGTTTTCCTCTTCTTTACAGCATTGCTCTTGTTTACAACAGCTGCGTCTTCTCTTTCCAGTGGAGTTTCTTCACtactagtagtagtagtagctaGCTTACACTTCTTACTCCTACAAAATCATCAGACATGAAATAAACTAACAACGAATACACATAGGTGGGTAAGAGTCATTCTAGTCAAGATCCTACCTGGAGCTTATGCTTTTGCTTGAAGCTTTACGTTTCTTTGAAGTCTTCTTCTCTGGCacaatctcttcttcctcagaCTCACTTTCATATCCTCCAGTTTCCTTCtggaactcctcgttatcaatAAGCAGCAGCGCACCAGGAAGAATCCGAGCCCTCTCTTCTTCAGCCTCAACCGCAGCACAAACATTCTCCTCGCTGTCTTCCTCAACAATCTCCAGCAAAGCTTCCTTCTTTCTCTTAACACTACgaaacaaaaacgaaaaaaaaaacttcaacacTAATACTCAGTAGACCCCCTAAATGAAAATGCGTTACAAGACCGAATATGATGAAACTAACCAAACGATATCTTTATCCTTTAACACACAGCTCGACTCGAACGGCGGCAAAACGAACCCATCCATCTGAAAAATCAAAAAGATAAAGCTTTCACATAATAAGTGAATGTAAACCAATAATGGTGTCGACGACATTTAACATTAGGGCAAGACAAGAAGGAAGGAAGAATGCGTAGCGTACATATAGAGAGAGGCCATGAGGACAAGCTTCGAAGAGGCTAAATGTGTAGAGGATATGATTAGAAAACTGTGAAACAGTTGGATGATATTTAGGATTCAG is a genomic window containing:
- the LOC108807008 gene encoding coilin isoform X1, which translates into the protein MAEETVRIRLVFEDQRILSKCQKKQGLKRSWVVLNPKYHPTVSQFSNHILYTFSLFEACPHGLSLYMDGFVLPPFESSCVLKDKDIVCVKRKKEALLEIVEEDSEENVCAAVEAEEERARILPGALLLIDNEEFQKETGGYESESEEEEIVPEKKTSKKRKASSKSISSRSKKCKLATTTTSSEETPLEREDAAVVNKSNAVKKRKTLDVHRTENDEQIDDANAKSMTKSKKSSLQEECNEPDELCDMSAETKKTPSRSARRKKAKRQWLREKTKLEKEELLQNQMALAPIQKPAITIIDYQVTKENLSEPLEKQQPDEDGDGVGDEVVPVEVRPGHIRFKPLDETDEASPETEPPAENILWNGNMTKKKGQKWGTEKTGFSKRYTRDLNEEDTYHTQPAEAETLANGQIDYEQLVAYTGSVKKGDIIAYRLIELTSSWTPEVSSFRVGEISYYDPGSKKVTLMPVEEYPIEKKTEEDEDSSMQADTSLYKEDGSLEVEFSSLLDVRSIKTSSSDVLEVANKPDQSATNVKLSTNSNGLQTTVKENGKGDPWEELSEALSEKKAKLCEANKGWNKKGSSRRGSWRRGSGMGPLMNYLRSQKEI
- the LOC108807008 gene encoding coilin isoform X2, whose translation is MAEETVRIRLVFEDQRILSKCQKKQGLKRSWVVLNPKYHPTVSQFSNHILYTFSLFEACPHGLSLYMDGFVLPPFESSCVLKDKDIVCVKRKKEALLEIVEEDSEENVCAAVEAEEERARILPGALLLIDNEEFQKETGGYESESEEEEIVPEKKTSKKRKASSKSISSRSKKCKLATTTTSSEETPLEREDAAVVNKSNAVKKRKTLDVHRTENDEQIDDANAKSMTKSKKSSLQEECNEPDELCDMSAETKKTPSRSARRKKAKRQWLREKTKLEKEELLQNQMALAPIQKPAITIIDYQVTKENLSEPLEKQQPDEDGDGVGDEVVPVEVRPGHIRFKPLDEASPETEPPAENILWNGNMTKKKGQKWGTEKTGFSKRYTRDLNEEDTYHTQPAEAETLANGQIDYEQLVAYTGSVKKGDIIAYRLIELTSSWTPEVSSFRVGEISYYDPGSKKVTLMPVEEYPIEKKTEEDEDSSMQADTSLYKEDGSLEVEFSSLLDVRSIKTSSSDVLEVANKPDQSATNVKLSTNSNGLQTTVKENGKGDPWEELSEALSEKKAKLCEANKGWNKKGSSRRGSWRRGSGMGPLMNYLRSQKEI